In Phycisphaerae bacterium, one genomic interval encodes:
- the tssB gene encoding type VI secretion system contractile sheath small subunit — MAKGPSKARESRVNIVISDKLKGGAEPELPFRMLVMGDYTLKDDKRAIEDRQPIDINKSNFDSVMQSFNLSLDTSVADRISGTGEMPVSLKFGTLKDFRPEAIARQVPQLKNLLELREALKALRPAMGDKAAQKKLLDAIKDPEVRAKILAMIATPEGQAGAAEGGPQGS, encoded by the coding sequence ATGGCCAAAGGACCGTCGAAGGCGCGGGAGTCGCGAGTCAACATTGTGATCTCGGATAAGCTGAAGGGCGGCGCCGAGCCGGAGCTGCCTTTCCGCATGCTGGTGATGGGCGACTACACGCTCAAGGACGACAAGCGGGCGATTGAAGACCGGCAGCCGATCGACATCAACAAGTCGAACTTCGACTCGGTGATGCAGAGCTTCAATCTCTCGCTGGACACGAGCGTCGCGGACCGGATCAGCGGCACGGGGGAGATGCCGGTCTCGCTGAAGTTCGGCACGTTGAAGGATTTCCGGCCGGAGGCGATTGCCCGGCAGGTCCCGCAGCTTAAGAACCTGCTCGAGCTGCGCGAGGCGCTCAAGGCCCTGCGGCCGGCGATGGGCGACAAGGCCGCGCAGAAGAAACTGCTGGACGCCATCAAGGACCCGGAAGTGCGGGCCAAGATCCTGGCGATGATCGCGACCCCGGAAGGCCAGGCGGGCGCGGCGGAAGGCGGCCCGCAGGGCTCGTAG
- the tssC gene encoding type VI secretion system contractile sheath large subunit produces MAEQPQAAGAAGAAPADTSTVDALIDQLDLDHAYIDLYRKGIAGLVQKAAGLDLNKVTLNKQVVDDFISEIDQQISAQVNEVLHNDQFQKLESAWRSLWYLISNTEFRQNIRIEVLNAKKEDLLEDFQDCKDWQKSGLFKTVYRDQYNTFGGNPYGLMVANYELDYRNPDVELMSEIARVSAVAKCPFIAGASPKMFDKKMDDFGHLPKLAEMYEIFEQPMYTKWNSFRDSDDARYVGLAMPRFLLRAPYTVANQDVKDFVFEEDVRTENHDRYLWGNAAFALAGRMTESFAKFGWYNAIVGPTSGGTVPNLPLHQYEATGQYHTKIPTETLISEDMDVDLCNFGFIPLVMRKGSDNAAFFDAPSAKRVGKFPDTAEGKEDETRARLGMSLPYLMIQCRIAHYMKVIWRENMGRVMDAEKMVNEINNWLKQYCRQGTLDEELASKYPLKEIQVSATPVPGKPGMFKSEIQMIPHFRLKGVEVQLSMVGQFDPPPQ; encoded by the coding sequence ATGGCAGAGCAACCGCAAGCAGCAGGGGCCGCCGGCGCGGCACCGGCGGACACCTCGACGGTGGACGCACTCATCGATCAGTTGGACCTCGATCACGCCTACATAGATCTGTACCGCAAGGGGATCGCGGGCCTCGTGCAGAAGGCCGCCGGCCTGGACCTGAACAAGGTCACGCTGAACAAGCAGGTGGTCGACGACTTCATCAGCGAGATCGACCAGCAAATCAGCGCGCAGGTAAATGAGGTTCTGCACAACGACCAATTCCAGAAGCTCGAGTCCGCCTGGCGCAGCCTCTGGTACCTGATCAGCAACACCGAGTTCCGCCAGAACATCCGGATCGAGGTCCTCAACGCGAAGAAGGAGGACCTGCTCGAGGACTTCCAGGACTGCAAGGACTGGCAGAAATCGGGCCTGTTCAAGACGGTCTACCGTGACCAGTACAACACGTTCGGCGGCAATCCGTACGGGTTGATGGTCGCGAACTACGAGCTGGACTACCGCAACCCGGACGTCGAGCTGATGAGCGAGATCGCGCGCGTCTCCGCGGTCGCGAAGTGCCCGTTCATCGCCGGTGCCAGCCCGAAGATGTTCGACAAGAAGATGGACGATTTCGGCCACCTGCCGAAGCTGGCCGAGATGTACGAGATTTTCGAACAGCCCATGTACACGAAGTGGAACTCGTTCCGCGACTCGGACGACGCCCGCTACGTGGGGCTGGCGATGCCGCGCTTCCTGCTGCGCGCGCCGTACACGGTCGCAAACCAGGATGTGAAGGACTTCGTGTTTGAAGAGGACGTGCGGACCGAGAACCACGACCGCTACCTGTGGGGCAACGCCGCCTTCGCGCTGGCCGGGCGCATGACCGAGAGCTTCGCCAAGTTCGGCTGGTACAACGCGATCGTCGGACCGACGAGCGGCGGGACCGTCCCCAACCTCCCGCTGCACCAGTACGAGGCCACCGGTCAGTATCACACGAAGATTCCGACCGAGACGCTGATATCCGAGGACATGGACGTCGACCTGTGCAACTTCGGCTTCATCCCGCTCGTCATGCGCAAGGGCAGCGACAACGCGGCGTTCTTCGACGCCCCGTCCGCGAAGCGTGTCGGCAAGTTCCCCGACACCGCGGAAGGCAAGGAGGACGAGACCCGCGCCCGGCTGGGCATGTCGCTCCCCTACCTGATGATCCAGTGCCGTATCGCGCACTACATGAAGGTCATCTGGCGCGAGAACATGGGCCGGGTGATGGACGCCGAAAAGATGGTGAACGAAATCAACAACTGGCTGAAGCAGTACTGCCGCCAGGGCACGCTCGACGAAGAGCTGGCGTCCAAGTACCCGCTGAAGGAAATCCAAGTCTCGGCGACGCCCGTGCCGGGCAAGCCGGGCATGTTCAAGAGCGAGATCCAGATGATCCCGCACTTCCGCCTGAAGGGCGTCGAGGTGCAGTTGTCGATGGTGGGCCAGTTCGACCCGCCGCCGCAGTAG
- the hcp gene encoding type VI secretion system tube protein Hcp, with amino-acid sequence MPTPCNLKVSEYPGSSEKENRADTSDVFEIEHHIHQPVDPTTGMATGVRVHSPLRVVKVIDKATPGFHKALCTGQNLQEAVLSFYRIDPKTRQEKEYYKITLKNARIVDMRPYMPMSFVPANESYRHMEQVSFVYETIEWNWLPDSVVEMDEWRKP; translated from the coding sequence ATGCCAACCCCGTGCAATCTGAAGGTGAGTGAGTATCCCGGCTCGTCGGAGAAGGAAAACCGCGCGGATACTTCCGACGTGTTTGAGATCGAGCACCACATCCATCAGCCGGTCGATCCGACGACCGGGATGGCCACCGGCGTGCGCGTGCACAGCCCGTTGCGGGTCGTGAAGGTGATCGACAAGGCGACGCCCGGGTTCCACAAGGCCCTGTGCACCGGTCAGAACCTGCAGGAGGCCGTTCTGTCGTTCTACCGAATCGACCCGAAGACGCGCCAGGAGAAAGAGTACTACAAGATCACGCTCAAGAACGCCCGCATCGTGGACATGCGGCCGTACATGCCGATGAGCTTCGTGCCCGCCAACGAATCGTACCGGCACATGGAGCAGGTCAGCTTCGTGTACGAGACGATCGAGTGGAACTGGCTGCCCGACAGCGTGGTCGAGATGGACGAGTGGCGCAAGCCGTAA
- the tssE gene encoding type VI secretion system baseplate subunit TssE, with translation MPAAARPGGRHAPLRIGTPAKVVEMGREKTLLDRVAASGAERVAGRYDATTAEDLEGRMESVRRHITRLLNSRHGMSEAAPDYGLPALADLMAGSDQYVRLVQDAIRATIEKYEPRLRRVRVSQQTDEAPRHTLVFRIDAVMVGRSGEHRVWYETALAPSGELRVSG, from the coding sequence GTGCCCGCCGCGGCGCGACCGGGCGGGCGGCATGCGCCGCTGCGCATCGGGACGCCGGCCAAGGTGGTGGAGATGGGGCGCGAGAAGACCCTGCTGGACCGCGTGGCGGCATCCGGCGCCGAGCGCGTTGCGGGCCGTTATGACGCGACGACCGCCGAAGACCTCGAAGGGCGCATGGAGTCCGTGCGGCGCCACATCACGCGCCTGCTGAACTCGCGGCACGGCATGAGCGAGGCCGCGCCGGATTACGGCCTGCCGGCCCTCGCGGACCTGATGGCCGGCAGCGACCAGTATGTGCGGCTGGTGCAGGACGCCATCCGCGCTACGATCGAGAAATACGAGCCGCGGCTGCGGCGTGTGCGCGTCTCCCAGCAGACAGACGAGGCGCCGAGGCACACGCTGGTCTTCCGCATCGACGCCGTGATGGTCGGGCGCAGCGGCGAGCACCGCGTCTGGTATGAGACAGCGCTGGCTCCGTCGGGCGAGCTGCGCGTTTCGGGCTAG